One part of the Chryseobacterium mulctrae genome encodes these proteins:
- a CDS encoding type VI secretion system baseplate subunit TssF: MNLDQNIYSKESVKARMLQNATKVWGLKSPQSLDPFVKLLIDAFSTEVFKANNEIQTVNARILEKLAKLLTPSIYTHPIPAHALAYTSPDESSEILLEHTEFFFKKHMNSTVKSESDKQLNIPFTPIGSVRTNKAQTAIMFVGNTCYSLDERLNKIPISRFQGRPEDYRKVTIGIDVSKFTNEKFPKTLSLYCSNPAFEHLDFVYKLLPYSTVSSNGNPMFIKEGISYVKNNEREGYEQIFHEQSIKTKIIEDIKSIYSHKFVEVTGLSRDLFTKELPQDLDFLKGREEIEKYLNGKEYLWLTFEFPPQFSAEILDNFTFVLNAFPVYNRGWKKTEYSLDIMGNNIPLITEEAEYFLYVDEVQDGEGRKYTEIPFTPSDNLKKGLYTVRKGGMERFNNRNAVDMISNVLELTRDEIAAFSLLNRDNVKGMLGEMSDKMKSMVQKVNNAKRNIRQELNYVIMEPVEKTDHTYAAFWITHCTFANHMRPGTELSNQLKSQSMILLTETIGGAEEQKGSDSIQAYKYALTTRDKIISLEDVKNYCRMVLKDELKDVRVKRGTMISNKPKEGFVRTVEVEIVPNNYSFYGRMYWENMANILRNQIVAKAIDGIEYLVKISNEDTDFFEN, encoded by the coding sequence ATGAATTTAGATCAGAATATTTATTCCAAAGAATCCGTAAAAGCGAGAATGCTTCAGAATGCTACAAAAGTTTGGGGACTGAAAAGTCCACAGTCATTAGATCCTTTTGTAAAATTACTGATTGATGCATTCAGCACCGAAGTTTTTAAAGCGAATAATGAAATTCAAACCGTTAATGCAAGAATTTTAGAAAAACTTGCCAAGCTATTAACACCGTCAATTTATACCCACCCGATTCCGGCTCATGCTTTGGCTTATACTTCACCCGATGAGTCCTCTGAAATTTTGCTGGAGCACACTGAGTTTTTTTTCAAAAAACACATGAACTCCACGGTAAAATCAGAATCAGATAAACAGCTGAATATTCCTTTTACACCCATTGGAAGCGTAAGAACAAATAAAGCACAGACTGCCATTATGTTTGTCGGGAATACATGCTACAGTTTAGATGAAAGATTGAATAAAATTCCAATCTCAAGATTTCAGGGAAGGCCGGAAGATTACAGAAAAGTAACCATCGGAATCGACGTTTCGAAGTTTACCAACGAAAAGTTTCCGAAAACGTTAAGCCTTTATTGCTCAAATCCTGCCTTTGAACATCTTGATTTTGTGTATAAGCTTTTACCTTACAGCACGGTCTCAAGCAACGGAAATCCTATGTTCATTAAGGAAGGAATATCTTATGTGAAAAATAATGAAAGGGAAGGATATGAACAGATATTTCATGAGCAATCAATAAAAACAAAAATTATTGAGGATATCAAAAGCATTTACAGTCATAAGTTTGTTGAGGTTACAGGTCTTTCAAGAGATCTTTTCACAAAAGAACTTCCGCAGGATTTAGATTTTTTAAAAGGAAGAGAAGAAATTGAGAAATACCTGAACGGAAAAGAATATTTATGGTTAACTTTTGAATTTCCTCCGCAGTTTTCCGCAGAAATCTTAGACAACTTTACTTTTGTTTTAAATGCTTTTCCGGTGTACAACCGTGGCTGGAAAAAGACAGAATACAGTTTAGATATCATGGGAAATAATATTCCGTTGATTACCGAAGAAGCTGAATATTTCCTATATGTAGATGAAGTTCAGGATGGAGAGGGAAGAAAATATACCGAAATCCCTTTCACACCTTCAGATAATCTTAAAAAAGGTTTGTACACTGTAAGAAAAGGCGGAATGGAACGTTTCAACAACAGAAATGCAGTAGATATGATTTCTAATGTTCTTGAACTGACAAGAGACGAAATTGCAGCATTTTCATTATTAAACCGTGATAATGTAAAAGGAATGTTGGGAGAAATGTCTGATAAAATGAAATCGATGGTGCAAAAAGTAAACAACGCCAAAAGAAACATCAGACAGGAACTCAATTACGTGATTATGGAACCTGTTGAAAAAACAGATCATACTTACGCAGCATTTTGGATTACGCATTGCACTTTTGCCAATCACATGCGTCCCGGAACTGAGCTTTCAAATCAGTTGAAGTCACAGTCTATGATTTTGCTGACAGAAACAATTGGCGGAGCAGAAGAACAGAAAGGTTCAGACAGTATTCAGGCTTATAAATATGCTTTAACGACTAGAGATAAAATCATTTCTCTGGAAGATGTTAAAAACTATTGCCGAATGGTTTTGAAAGATGAACTGAAAGATGTTCGTGTAAAACGAGGAACCATGATCAGCAACAAACCAAAAGAAGGTTTTGTAAGAACCGTTGAGGTGGAAATTGTACCCAACAATTATTCATTCTACGGAAGAATGTATTGGGAAAATATGGCAAACATTTTGCGGAACCAAATCGTAGCAAAAGCAATCGACGGAATAGAGTATCTCGTGAAAATAAGCAACGAAGACACCGATTTTTTTGAAAATTAA
- a CDS encoding GPW/gp25 family protein, whose product MDTPNYRMPFVPSTLMSEGGSIDTCDMGESIAHNIMLLITTKKGENRYDDNYGNDVWNLEFDNGVTSAVWESVFVKSLKRQILQYEPRIVQPQVDAHVKLVEHNYDTKEHTEIKKKVKIGINAKMEATGERFSFSTELFLSPMSID is encoded by the coding sequence ATGGACACACCAAATTACAGAATGCCTTTTGTGCCTTCTACACTCATGTCTGAAGGGGGAAGTATCGATACCTGCGATATGGGGGAAAGCATCGCTCATAACATCATGCTTCTAATCACGACAAAAAAAGGCGAAAACAGATATGATGACAACTACGGAAACGATGTTTGGAATCTGGAATTCGATAATGGCGTAACATCAGCAGTTTGGGAAAGTGTATTTGTAAAAAGTCTTAAAAGACAGATCTTACAATACGAGCCGCGAATTGTACAGCCACAAGTTGATGCTCATGTAAAACTTGTAGAGCATAACTATGATACCAAAGAACATACGGAAATCAAGAAAAAAGTAAAAATAGGAATCAATGCAAAAATGGAAGCTACAGGCGAGCGTTTCAGTTTTTCTACCGAACTTTTTCTAAGCCCGATGTCCATCGACTAA